A DNA window from Methylobacterium sp. NMS14P contains the following coding sequences:
- a CDS encoding DUF3750 domain-containing protein, which translates to MTLFRIALLAFAALFLVPVAVSALLYATRASGDWRLADRSSAGLLPRADAHPGAVLRIFSARTVSWRGIVATHSWIVVKERGARAYSRFDYTAWGQPIWVDRFVPDGRWFGNPPTIVFAADGPAAEAMLPRIRQAVAEYRYSRPGDYVVWPGPNSNTFVAAVMAAVPEIHESLPTTAIGKDFPYDGRWIGLTPSRTGIRLNLGGYAGLTVGWVEGLELNLLGGVAGIDLRRPGIKLPALGRVGL; encoded by the coding sequence GTGACCCTGTTCAGGATCGCCCTCCTCGCGTTCGCCGCGCTCTTCCTCGTGCCGGTGGCGGTCTCAGCGCTGCTCTACGCGACGCGCGCGAGCGGTGACTGGCGTCTGGCGGATCGGTCCAGTGCCGGCCTGCTGCCGCGCGCGGACGCGCATCCCGGCGCCGTGCTGCGCATCTTCTCGGCGCGGACCGTGAGCTGGCGCGGCATCGTGGCGACGCACAGCTGGATCGTCGTCAAGGAGCGCGGCGCCCGCGCCTACAGCCGGTTCGACTACACGGCCTGGGGCCAGCCGATCTGGGTCGACCGATTCGTGCCGGACGGGCGCTGGTTCGGAAACCCGCCGACGATCGTGTTCGCGGCCGACGGGCCCGCGGCCGAGGCGATGCTCCCGCGGATCCGGCAGGCCGTGGCCGAGTACCGCTACAGCCGGCCCGGCGACTACGTCGTCTGGCCTGGTCCGAACTCCAACACCTTCGTGGCCGCGGTCATGGCGGCGGTTCCGGAGATCCACGAGAGCCTTCCGACCACCGCGATCGGCAAAGATTTCCCCTACGACGGGCGCTGGATCGGTCTGACTCCCTCCCGCACCGGCATCCGCCTCAACCTCGGCGGGTATGCCGGCCTGACGGTCGGCTGGGTCGAGGGCCTTGAGCTGAACCTGCTCGGCGGCGTCGCCGGGATCGACCTGCGGCGGCCCGGGATCAAGCTGCCGGCCCTGGGGCGGGTCGGGCTCTGA
- a CDS encoding glycosyltransferase family 2 protein gives MLPLWVRHYERQVGAENCYILDHGSDDGSTTGLRANVIRLPRLPLNEWERAHTVRDFCASLFIGFKYVLYADSDELVLPDPDVSPNLTDYIAARSLPPILDLFGADVMHVQGEAPIDVAAPVSGQRRFIRPISTLCKATIVSERVDWHVGFHCLIQDHRPAFRDLFLFHLAYLDHDILFRRQQKRNAAAPIGIPNSHHAIDPTEFLAFVKADVARIPRRPVQMRPGEAHFETTKRIFADAIERKSAIHSPDLWHLPERFVGSF, from the coding sequence ATGCTTCCGCTCTGGGTGAGGCACTACGAGCGGCAAGTCGGGGCCGAAAACTGTTATATCCTCGACCACGGTTCCGACGACGGCTCGACAACCGGACTGCGCGCGAACGTCATCCGGCTGCCGAGGCTGCCCCTGAACGAGTGGGAGCGCGCCCACACCGTCAGGGATTTCTGCGCATCCCTGTTCATCGGCTTCAAATATGTTCTCTATGCGGATAGCGACGAGCTGGTCCTTCCCGATCCGGACGTATCGCCCAACCTCACAGACTACATCGCCGCGCGGTCGCTGCCACCGATCCTCGATCTGTTCGGGGCCGATGTCATGCACGTCCAGGGCGAGGCCCCGATCGACGTCGCGGCGCCCGTCTCCGGCCAGCGACGATTCATCCGTCCGATATCGACCCTGTGCAAGGCCACCATCGTGTCGGAGCGGGTCGACTGGCATGTCGGCTTCCACTGCCTGATCCAGGATCACCGCCCCGCTTTTCGCGACCTGTTCCTGTTCCACCTGGCGTATCTGGATCACGACATACTCTTCAGGCGCCAGCAGAAGCGGAACGCGGCCGCGCCGATCGGCATCCCGAACTCCCACCACGCCATCGACCCGACCGAGTTCCTGGCCTTCGTGAAGGCGGATGTTGCCCGGATCCCGCGCCGTCCCGTTCAGATGCGGCCGGGCGAGGCCCATTTCGAGACGACGAAGCGGATCTTCGCCGACGCGATCGAGCGCAAGAGTGCGATCCATTCGCCCGACCTGTGGCACCTGCCCGAGCGCTTCGTCGGTTCCTTCTAG
- the arsH gene encoding arsenical resistance protein ArsH — protein MSKSPAPAPSVRDGLPNLSAAHFAAPTDGAGRGIPLSHAPRFLILYGSLRECSFSRFLAYEAARLLEAMGGEVRIYHADGLPLPDDATADHPKVREIRALSAWSEGQVWVSPERHGALTGVMKSQIDWLPLSEGSLRPTQGRTLAVMQVSGGSQSFNAVNALRVLGRWMRMITIPNQSSVPMAYKEFDEAGRMRPGPLYDRVVDVCEELMKFTLLTRECADYLVDRYSERKDRDPGRLAGVAADIGFAKRSRPGA, from the coding sequence GTGAGCAAGAGCCCTGCCCCCGCCCCCTCGGTCCGCGACGGCCTGCCGAATCTCAGCGCGGCGCATTTCGCGGCGCCGACCGACGGGGCCGGTCGGGGGATCCCGCTCTCGCACGCGCCGCGCTTCCTGATCCTGTACGGGTCGCTCCGCGAATGCTCCTTCAGCCGGTTCCTGGCCTACGAGGCCGCGCGGCTCCTGGAGGCGATGGGCGGCGAGGTCCGCATCTACCACGCCGATGGCCTGCCGCTGCCCGACGACGCGACCGCCGACCATCCGAAGGTGCGGGAGATCCGCGCCCTCTCGGCCTGGTCCGAGGGGCAGGTCTGGGTCTCGCCCGAGCGGCACGGCGCCCTGACCGGGGTGATGAAGAGCCAGATCGACTGGCTGCCCCTGTCGGAGGGGAGCCTGCGGCCGACGCAGGGCCGGACCCTGGCGGTGATGCAGGTCTCGGGCGGGTCCCAGAGCTTCAACGCCGTGAATGCCCTGCGCGTCCTCGGCCGCTGGATGCGGATGATCACGATCCCCAACCAGTCCTCGGTGCCAATGGCCTACAAGGAGTTCGACGAGGCCGGCCGCATGAGGCCGGGGCCGCTCTACGACCGGGTCGTCGACGTGTGCGAGGAGCTGATGAAGTTCACGCTGCTGACCCGCGAGTGCGCCGATTACCTCGTGGACCGCTACAGCGAGCGCAAGGACCGCGATCCCGGTCGGCTCGCCGGGGTGGCGGCCGATATCGGCTTCGCGAAGCGGTCGCGACCGGGCGCCTGA
- the mdcB gene encoding triphosphoribosyl-dephospho-CoA synthase MdcB translates to MRVADLAHAALIGELETWPKPGLVSPVDSGSHDDMDAETLRRSAAAIRPYFAELAAAGARDAELAELRAIGLTAETAMMRATDGVNAHRGAIFSLGLICAAAGLRGARRGAERAGAEALAETVGHFWGPAITRAPVSAVSHGGRAARRFGVGGASAEAAAGFPTIRAVGLPALRFGRSCAPDDPEAARVHCFFALLAVVDDTNLLHRGGADGLVGARTAAASFLDAGGIAAPAWRTRAAAIHRAFVAARLSPGGCADLLAATLLLDALASPL, encoded by the coding sequence GTGCGCGTCGCTGACCTCGCGCACGCGGCGCTCATCGGTGAACTGGAGACTTGGCCCAAGCCCGGCCTCGTGAGTCCGGTCGATTCCGGCAGCCACGACGACATGGATGCGGAGACGCTCCGCCGCAGCGCGGCGGCGATCCGGCCGTACTTCGCCGAGCTGGCCGCGGCGGGTGCCCGCGATGCGGAGTTGGCGGAGCTGCGGGCCATCGGTCTGACCGCCGAGACCGCGATGATGCGGGCGACGGACGGCGTCAACGCGCATCGGGGCGCCATCTTCTCGCTGGGCCTGATCTGCGCCGCGGCGGGATTGCGAGGCGCGCGGCGTGGTGCGGAGCGCGCGGGCGCCGAGGCGCTGGCCGAGACGGTCGGTCATTTCTGGGGGCCGGCCATCACCCGGGCGCCGGTCTCGGCCGTCAGCCACGGCGGCCGCGCGGCGCGGCGCTTCGGGGTCGGCGGCGCCAGCGCCGAGGCCGCGGCGGGGTTCCCGACCATCCGCGCCGTCGGCCTTCCCGCCCTCCGCTTCGGCCGATCCTGCGCCCCCGACGATCCCGAGGCGGCGCGCGTGCACTGCTTCTTCGCGCTGCTCGCGGTCGTCGACGACACGAATCTCCTGCACCGCGGCGGCGCCGACGGCCTCGTCGGCGCGCGGACGGCCGCCGCGTCCTTTCTCGACGCCGGCGGCATCGCGGCTCCCGCGTGGCGCACGCGCGCGGCGGCGATCCACCGCGCCTTCGTGGCCGCGCGCCTGAGCCCCGGCGGGTGCGCCGATCTCCTCGCCGCGACGCTGCTGCTGGACGCCCTCGCCTCCCCGCTCTGA
- the arsC gene encoding arsenate reductase (glutaredoxin) (This arsenate reductase requires both glutathione and glutaredoxin to convert arsenate to arsenite, after which the efflux transporter formed by ArsA and ArsB can extrude the arsenite from the cell, providing resistance.) — MPEPFDVVIYHNPACGTSRNTLAMIRNAGIEPHVIEYLKTPPARALLLQLLDRAGLSVRDVLREKGTPYAELNLGDPDLTDWQLLDAVAAHPILLNRPLVVTPKGVRLCRPSEAVLDLLPPQRGGFVKEDGEPVVDEQGRRVATA, encoded by the coding sequence ATGCCTGAGCCGTTCGACGTCGTGATCTACCACAACCCGGCCTGCGGCACGTCGCGCAACACCCTCGCGATGATCCGGAATGCCGGGATCGAGCCCCACGTGATCGAGTATCTCAAGACGCCGCCGGCCCGCGCGCTGCTGCTGCAGCTCCTCGACCGCGCCGGGTTGTCGGTGCGGGACGTGCTCCGGGAGAAGGGCACGCCCTACGCCGAGCTCAACCTCGGCGACCCGGACCTGACCGACTGGCAGTTGCTCGACGCCGTCGCGGCGCATCCGATCCTGCTCAACCGGCCGCTCGTGGTCACACCGAAAGGCGTACGCCTGTGTCGCCCGTCGGAGGCGGTGCTGGATCTCCTGCCGCCGCAGCGGGGCGGGTTCGTGAAGGAGGACGGCGAGCCGGTGGTCGACGAGCAGGGCCGCCGTGTCGCCACGGCCTGA
- a CDS encoding MFS transporter, translated as MSEASRWPVIAALGVVEILAWGSSFYLPAVMAAPIAESTGWPLAWVVGGLAFGLLVAALASPHVGAAIHRSGGRPVLALAALLLAAGLTVVAVAPNLPIYLAGWLILGAGMGCGLYDPAFATLGRLYGAAARPAITTLTLWGGFASTVCWPLSAFLVAHVGWRGACLTYAGLHLAVTLPLILAMIPHAPALPVSDGPQEAGSASLSTRERRAFLLFAGVLVLGGAIMSQVSVHLLTLLQARGVSLAAAVSYGALIGPAQVSARVAEISLKGRHHPLWTLTAAFGLIALGLWLLAAGLPGVALWLVLYAGGNGIYSIARGTVPLALFGPVRYPLVVGRLARPALAAQALAPPAGAVVLTHAGPGALWWLLLALALAALGLIGALWRAR; from the coding sequence ATGAGCGAAGCCAGCCGCTGGCCGGTGATCGCCGCACTCGGCGTCGTGGAGATCCTGGCCTGGGGCTCGTCGTTCTACCTTCCGGCGGTGATGGCGGCCCCCATCGCGGAGAGTACCGGCTGGCCGCTCGCCTGGGTGGTCGGCGGACTGGCCTTCGGCCTCCTCGTCGCGGCCCTCGCCTCGCCGCATGTCGGGGCGGCGATCCACCGGAGCGGCGGGCGGCCGGTCCTGGCCCTCGCGGCGCTGCTTCTCGCCGCCGGGCTGACCGTTGTGGCCGTGGCGCCGAACCTGCCGATCTACCTCGCCGGCTGGCTGATCCTCGGCGCCGGCATGGGCTGCGGCCTGTACGATCCCGCCTTCGCGACCCTGGGTCGGCTCTACGGCGCGGCCGCGCGGCCGGCCATCACCACGCTGACCCTCTGGGGCGGGTTCGCCAGCACCGTGTGCTGGCCGCTGTCGGCCTTCCTGGTGGCCCATGTCGGCTGGCGGGGCGCCTGCCTGACCTATGCCGGCCTGCACCTCGCGGTGACGCTGCCGCTGATCCTCGCGATGATCCCGCACGCGCCGGCACTTCCGGTCTCCGACGGGCCACAGGAGGCGGGGTCAGCGTCGCTGTCGACCCGGGAGCGCCGCGCGTTCCTGCTGTTCGCGGGGGTGCTGGTCCTCGGCGGCGCGATCATGTCCCAGGTCTCGGTCCATCTGCTCACCCTGCTGCAGGCGCGCGGCGTGTCGCTCGCCGCCGCCGTCTCGTACGGGGCACTGATCGGGCCCGCGCAGGTGAGCGCCCGCGTCGCCGAGATCTCGCTGAAGGGCCGGCACCACCCGCTCTGGACGCTGACGGCCGCCTTCGGCCTGATCGCCCTCGGGCTGTGGCTCCTCGCGGCCGGGCTGCCGGGCGTGGCGCTCTGGCTGGTGCTCTACGCGGGCGGCAACGGGATCTACTCGATCGCCCGCGGGACGGTGCCGCTCGCCCTGTTCGGCCCCGTGCGCTACCCGCTCGTGGTCGGCCGCCTCGCCCGGCCGGCGCTGGCCGCCCAGGCCCTGGCACCGCCGGCGGGCGCCGTGGTGCTCACGCATGCGGGACCGGGCGCCCTGTGGTGGCTGCTCCTCGCCCTGGCGCTCGCCGCCCTGGGCCTGATCGGGGCGCTGTGGCGCGCGCGGTGA
- a CDS encoding acyl CoA:acetate/3-ketoacid CoA transferase, which translates to MRKNKVISAEEAIALIRENDVVTTTGFVQSCIPEALHAALEKRFVDTGSPRGLTLIMTAGAGDSKGLGTGRLHHDGLLTRVIAANFGRMPKVAKAAQDNLIRGYNLPQGVISQLYRACAAGQPGLFSKVGLKTYVDPRHGGAKVNELTTEDIVKLVEVDGEEWLFYTATKIDVAFIRATSADPSGNLSYEKEALTLDCLAQAMAARNNGGIVIAQVERIVDDGYLLPKDVRVPGILVDCVVVAEPEMHRMNYGVMHDAALAGEIRVPVTGIKRMALNERKIIARRAAFELPPNGVVNLGVGAPEGISSVANEEKITPYITLTTEAGAVGGVLASGSSFGAATNADCIIDQNQMFDFYDGGGLDMTCLGMAECDAAGNVNTSRFGGKLNGCGGFINISQNARTVVFAGTFTAGGLEIAVSDGQVRIVNEGKARKFVTQVQQNTFSGPYAVERSQPVLYVTERCVFQLTSEGLELIEVAPGIDIERDILAHMDFAPVVRNPVPMDPRIFRDEPMELISDLLNLDLKSRVSYDGERNILFVNLEGWYCRVKGDMDELRMTIVEACRKAGQRVNAVINHDGFRLNENLVDDYAGMVQYLQANYYATTTRYATSAFLRLKMEEALNRRGVAPHVFERKEEAQAFVSSTEDKKARKRISPAVASAA; encoded by the coding sequence ATGAGGAAGAACAAGGTCATCTCGGCGGAAGAGGCGATCGCGCTGATCCGCGAGAACGACGTCGTGACCACCACGGGGTTCGTCCAGAGCTGCATCCCGGAGGCCCTGCACGCAGCTCTCGAGAAGCGGTTCGTCGACACGGGATCGCCGCGCGGCCTGACACTGATCATGACGGCGGGGGCCGGCGACAGCAAAGGGCTCGGAACCGGCCGCCTGCACCATGACGGCCTCCTCACGCGGGTCATCGCGGCCAATTTCGGCCGCATGCCCAAGGTCGCCAAGGCCGCCCAGGACAACCTGATCCGCGGCTACAACCTGCCCCAGGGCGTGATCTCTCAGCTCTACCGCGCCTGCGCGGCGGGCCAGCCGGGCCTGTTCTCGAAGGTCGGCCTGAAGACCTACGTCGATCCGCGTCACGGGGGCGCCAAGGTCAACGAGCTGACCACCGAGGACATCGTCAAGCTCGTGGAGGTCGATGGCGAGGAGTGGTTGTTCTACACGGCGACCAAGATCGACGTGGCCTTCATCCGGGCCACCTCGGCCGACCCGTCGGGCAACCTCTCCTACGAGAAGGAGGCGCTGACCCTGGACTGCCTCGCGCAGGCCATGGCGGCGCGCAACAACGGCGGCATCGTCATCGCCCAGGTCGAGCGCATCGTCGACGACGGCTACCTGCTGCCGAAGGACGTTCGCGTCCCCGGCATCCTCGTCGACTGCGTGGTGGTCGCCGAGCCCGAGATGCACCGGATGAACTACGGCGTGATGCACGACGCGGCGCTGGCCGGCGAGATCCGGGTCCCGGTAACCGGCATCAAGCGGATGGCGCTCAACGAGCGCAAGATCATCGCGCGCCGCGCCGCCTTCGAGCTGCCGCCGAACGGCGTCGTCAATCTCGGCGTCGGAGCGCCGGAGGGCATCTCGTCGGTCGCCAACGAGGAGAAGATCACTCCCTACATCACGCTCACCACCGAGGCGGGCGCGGTCGGCGGGGTGCTGGCCTCCGGGTCGAGCTTCGGTGCCGCCACCAACGCCGACTGCATCATCGACCAGAACCAGATGTTCGACTTCTACGACGGCGGCGGCCTCGACATGACCTGCCTGGGCATGGCCGAATGCGACGCGGCCGGCAACGTCAACACCTCGCGGTTCGGCGGCAAGCTGAACGGCTGCGGCGGCTTCATCAACATCTCGCAGAACGCCCGGACCGTCGTGTTCGCCGGGACGTTCACGGCCGGCGGCCTGGAGATCGCGGTGAGCGACGGTCAGGTGCGCATCGTGAACGAGGGCAAGGCCCGCAAGTTCGTCACCCAGGTCCAGCAGAACACCTTCTCGGGGCCCTACGCGGTGGAGCGGTCGCAGCCGGTCCTCTACGTGACCGAGCGCTGCGTCTTCCAGCTGACTTCGGAGGGCTTGGAGCTGATCGAGGTCGCGCCGGGGATCGACATCGAGCGCGACATCCTCGCCCACATGGATTTCGCGCCCGTGGTGCGCAATCCGGTGCCGATGGATCCGCGCATCTTCCGCGACGAGCCGATGGAGCTGATCTCGGACCTGCTCAACCTCGATCTGAAGTCTCGCGTCAGCTACGACGGCGAGCGCAACATCCTCTTCGTCAACCTGGAAGGCTGGTACTGCCGGGTGAAGGGCGACATGGACGAGCTGCGCATGACCATCGTCGAGGCCTGCCGGAAGGCGGGCCAGCGGGTCAACGCCGTGATCAACCACGACGGTTTCCGGCTCAACGAGAACCTGGTCGACGATTACGCCGGCATGGTCCAGTATCTGCAGGCGAACTACTACGCCACCACTACCCGCTACGCGACGAGTGCCTTCCTGCGCCTCAAGATGGAGGAGGCCCTGAACAGGCGCGGGGTCGCGCCGCACGTCTTCGAGCGCAAGGAGGAGGCGCAGGCGTTCGTGAGCAGCACCGAGGACAAGAAGGCCCGCAAGCGGATCTCCCCGGCGGTCGCCTCGGCGGCCTGA
- a CDS encoding ArsR/SmtB family transcription factor, giving the protein MDDVQALAAFAALAQEHRLRLVQALVRAGPEGLASGTLAEAVGVSAATVSHHLKELSRAGLVGSRRDGRSILYSAAYPVLADLIAFLMRDCCQGRVEICMPAAETLAACLSPSGDTAHA; this is encoded by the coding sequence ATGGACGACGTGCAAGCCCTGGCGGCGTTCGCGGCCCTGGCGCAGGAGCACAGGCTGCGGCTGGTGCAGGCCCTGGTGAGAGCCGGTCCGGAGGGCCTCGCCTCCGGCACGCTGGCCGAGGCGGTCGGCGTGTCGGCCGCGACGGTGTCGCATCACCTGAAGGAATTGAGCCGCGCCGGGCTGGTCGGTTCGCGACGCGACGGTCGCTCCATCCTCTACAGTGCCGCCTACCCGGTGCTGGCCGATCTGATCGCGTTCCTGATGCGCGATTGCTGCCAGGGCCGCGTGGAGATCTGCATGCCGGCGGCGGAGACCCTGGCCGCCTGCCTCAGCCCCTCGGGAGACACAGCACATGCCTGA
- a CDS encoding methyltransferase domain-containing protein, with product MDRAQQLLRSLAKDARIVEVGPSFSPLAPKRDGWNTFVIDHAPRAELIEKYHDQTVDRIEEVDFVWTGGSIADAVPVDQHGTFDAFIASHVIEHTTDVVTFLRAAETLLRPDGVVILAVPDKRKCFDFYRSITGTADAIAAFLEKRNRHTVRTHIDYALSMALKDDGTVGAWSGRDTRPAIPANPLTDEPQWLGAAQLPHYADAHAWVFVPASFNLMILELSQLGYIDLRVEDSLDMDATEFFVWLRRGREHLSPDEIRERRTALMQRAIVELAEQVQQLPETSFIHMASAGALRDQLLKATYRTDALRTVLAALRASIGRFGLDRAKFKRLIGAASQKVPGNLSAAVQHKILLTEATKILDGITDSAAEVDDRDPAVIDTAVLVAPLGAAQFGDPLLAAELERERQRARAVRTVLDAVLGSLRRRALDRKRFRHLVTQAAARTPNDGPESARHAVLSEESRRVLGLPVA from the coding sequence ATGGATCGTGCGCAGCAACTGCTCAGGTCGCTAGCTAAGGATGCCCGCATCGTCGAGGTTGGCCCGAGCTTCAGTCCCCTCGCGCCGAAGCGCGACGGCTGGAACACGTTCGTCATCGATCACGCGCCGCGCGCCGAGCTCATCGAGAAGTATCACGACCAGACAGTCGACCGGATCGAGGAGGTCGATTTCGTCTGGACGGGGGGCTCGATCGCGGACGCCGTCCCAGTCGACCAGCATGGGACATTCGACGCGTTCATCGCGAGCCACGTCATCGAGCACACCACCGACGTGGTGACCTTCCTGCGCGCCGCCGAGACGCTGCTCCGGCCAGACGGCGTGGTGATCCTGGCCGTGCCCGACAAGCGCAAATGCTTCGATTTCTACCGCTCCATCACCGGGACGGCGGACGCGATCGCGGCATTCCTGGAGAAGCGGAACCGCCATACGGTCCGTACCCACATCGACTACGCCCTGAGCATGGCGCTCAAGGACGACGGCACGGTCGGCGCGTGGTCGGGCCGCGACACGCGGCCGGCCATCCCGGCCAACCCGCTGACCGACGAGCCGCAATGGCTCGGCGCCGCGCAGCTGCCGCACTACGCCGACGCCCATGCCTGGGTGTTCGTGCCGGCGAGCTTCAACCTGATGATCCTGGAACTGTCGCAGCTGGGCTACATCGATCTGCGCGTCGAGGATTCCCTCGACATGGACGCGACGGAGTTCTTCGTGTGGCTCCGCAGGGGACGCGAGCATCTGTCGCCGGACGAGATCCGCGAGCGGCGCACCGCGCTGATGCAGCGCGCCATCGTCGAACTGGCGGAACAGGTGCAGCAACTGCCCGAGACGTCCTTCATCCATATGGCCTCGGCGGGAGCCCTGCGGGACCAGCTCCTCAAGGCGACTTACAGGACCGACGCGCTTCGGACGGTGCTGGCGGCGCTGCGCGCCAGCATCGGCCGCTTCGGGCTGGATCGAGCCAAATTCAAGCGCCTCATCGGCGCGGCGAGCCAGAAGGTCCCGGGGAATCTCTCGGCGGCGGTCCAGCACAAGATCCTCCTGACCGAGGCGACCAAGATCCTCGACGGCATCACGGATTCCGCCGCCGAGGTGGACGACCGGGACCCCGCCGTCATCGACACCGCCGTCCTGGTCGCGCCGCTCGGCGCGGCCCAGTTCGGGGATCCGCTGCTCGCCGCCGAACTCGAGCGCGAGCGCCAGCGCGCCCGGGCCGTCCGCACGGTGCTGGACGCCGTGCTCGGAAGCCTGCGCCGCCGCGCCCTCGACAGGAAGCGGTTCCGGCACCTCGTCACGCAGGCGGCCGCGCGGACGCCGAATGACGGCCCCGAATCCGCCCGCCACGCGGTGCTGTCCGAGGAATCGCGGCGGGTCCTCGGCTTGCCGGTCGCCTGA